Part of the Bos indicus isolate NIAB-ARS_2022 breed Sahiwal x Tharparkar chromosome 6, NIAB-ARS_B.indTharparkar_mat_pri_1.0, whole genome shotgun sequence genome is shown below.
GAGATTGTGCTTATGTGACACctataggagaaaatctagacTGACTCTTCCTCAAGACTCTGGCAGATTTCTTTAATGTAGTGACCAGAGTTGGAAACGAACACTTTGACTGTTGTTGTGAGTGGCTGCTTCAAGAATTTTAAGAGTAGAAACAGTTGTGGTAGAGAAAACCACAGAACAGGCCCTACACTTCTGATAAATGCCATCAGAGGTTGAGTTTAAATCCAGAGTCAACCTGAGGCTGGAAATTCCCCCCACAACAACAGATATGCAATATGGCTCCTACAGGTTTTGAGATacctaattgaaaaaaaaaaggggggggggggggcaaactAGGATGAAGTATAGAACACAAGTGTATTTGCTGACAGCTcagccagaaagaagaaatcagGTTTGACTCGGAGAGTAAACAGGTTTTGTTAAAATGTAATTACTTCCATCCTGACATGAAATCACAGTGAGACATGATTTCTTTAAATAGTTTTACTAACTTAAAATCAGCATCCTAGTCTGATGGAAGTTACTACCTCATTTTCATTGCTGGACATAAACTGTTTAGTGGTCATGACTGCTGAAAGAAGAGCCACTACTAACATTGTTCTTATTTGAGTTCCCAGGACCTAACCTGGACGTAGAGACTTGTGTTTGTGCTTTCTGGGGGAGATCAGAAGGAACTCTATGTTTACTTAAAAGTGAAATCACTTACACTCATTAAAATGAACTCTCTAACTCCATTCCTCTCAGAGTTGTAACTTAATCAAAAATCTACTTCTCAGAGAGTCTACTGACCATATGGCACAGTGGCCTCCTGGTGTTACGGAAATGCTCATTCAAAGCAGGAATGCGTTCCAGAGGAGTGGGGTACCCACAAATAAAAGGGCCTTGGCAGGTTCTGTTTCTTAACCACTTTTTAGAATAGCATCTATTATCCAACAATACCCAATCCTCTGTCTTCTAAAAATCCAAACTGGCAAACTGACatttatattaagaaaagatcACCAAGGAGTTCAGCAAACCTTACTTCTGGTAGTGGGCTGGCCGGTTTGGTTAGGATTCCTCCTACATAAACAACATTAGGCAGGGTGGGTCTCGGGAACTCCAGGGCTACATCTGTACACAGCATCCACAAGCTGGACCCGTAGACCAAGTCGTACATGGACTTCTCCGGCAGCAGGTTGTATTTCTGCATGATCCTTTCATATTTGGGAAGAACCAGAAAGCTGATCCCTATTCTGGAAATGAGGTAAACGCCGGTGTTTTTCATCCTTTGCAGCAGGTTCATGTGGTCTGTGAGGAGTGAGTTAAACTCTGGGACGTAAGCCAAGGGTGCAGGAGCGCCCACTTCAGCAGGATACCAAAGGCCGGTTGAAAATACAGCATATTTAACCCCCAAGAGATGAGCTATCAAAAATCCACACATGTCATTAGGGTCCACCAGCAGCAGGTCAAAGTTCTCCTGTTTTAGACCCTGAATCAGGGCGTGGTTGCCAACCATCATGTCACAGTTCTTGGTATAGTGATCCAGTATGTCAAGCAGTTCGATTGCTGTCAATCTCCCAGAGAAAATATTCCGCATTTTGGACTGCAGGAAAGCATCCGAGGTGGTACTGTTGAAGATCCCTGGGTAGCGCTGGAGGCTGTAGTGATTAGATGGCGCGATGTCTCTGCCTTCAGAGAGGAGGAACACTGTGTGGTGGCCTCTCTCATGCAAGGCCGAGGCTAGTGTCTTGAAAATGTACATATGGCTTTCGAACATAATTGGCGGCACGATGATGATTTTGGCAGCCCTGGCTATCCCAACAGCACTCCACAGGAGCATGAAATACGGAGTGTAAGACTTCATAGCTGAAATGACAACCAGAAAACTGCTTAAAACAGACAGCAATCCTCACCATTCAAAACTATCACAAAGATGCTTTCTCACAGGATCTGATGATCCAGTACTTTGCCTAAGgatggctttaaaaaattatcccaGTATatgttctgtctcttcatttctgAAACGCGTCTCTTAAAATATAGAATTGACAGTAAGACTGCCATAAACTGAAATAGATTTAAAATGTATCAGCTTTGGAACAACAATAGAGAACtcgttttttttttctaatttgaaatGAAACCTGTAAgattgaatttgaaaaaaaaactctCTTCATTGAATAAGAGCTATAAGCCATCTATGAAACCTTTGTATATCTTTTAATTGAACATCAATGTTAATCccaggaggaggagccaagactTCTTATTTTGGGGTATATCAGCATGTATgtctcttttaaaatcattttatcacAGCAGCAACATTCCCCAAGTACAACAAAAGAAAGATTATGTATCAGAAAATCATCCTTTCAAGTAGTAATTCTATAGAAAATAAGTT
Proteins encoded:
- the UGT8 gene encoding 2-hydroxyacylsphingosine 1-beta-galactosyltransferase encodes the protein MKSYTPYFMLLWSAVGIARAAKIIIVPPIMFESHMYIFKTLASALHERGHHTVFLLSEGRDIAPSNHYSLQRYPGIFNSTTSDAFLQSKMRNIFSGRLTAIELLDILDHYTKNCDMMVGNHALIQGLKQENFDLLLVDPNDMCGFLIAHLLGVKYAVFSTGLWYPAEVGAPAPLAYVPEFNSLLTDHMNLLQRMKNTGVYLISRIGISFLVLPKYERIMQKYNLLPEKSMYDLVYGSSLWMLCTDVALEFPRPTLPNVVYVGGILTKPASPLPEDLQRWVNGANEHGFVLVSFGAGVKYLSEDIATKLAGALGRLPQKVIWRFSGTKPKNLGNNTRLIEWLPQNDLLGHSNIKAFLSHGGLNSIFETMYHGVPVVGIPLFGDHYDTMIRVQAKGMGILLEWKTVTEGELYEALVKVINNPSYRQRAQKLSEIHKDQPGHPVNRTVYWIDYILRHDGAHHLRAAVHQISFCQYFLLDIVFVLLLGAALFYFLLSWVTKFICRRIRSLWSSNKHSTVNGHYHNGILNGKYKRNGHIKHEKKVK